tctgtatttatttattgtgttttaGAATGGCCCACGATAACGTTGGTTCTACACAAGTCGTTACCTCACCGATAGAATATACCTAGTTAACAATTCATGAAAACTGCGAAATacactataaaaaataaatgttttctttgaTTTCTTATACATTTCCCTGTATGCATAGTCCGTAAGGCtaatttgtaggtaggtaactaattCTATTTCCGTTTTTTATACCTAGATTTTCATACGACTACAGATATTGTGGCTCGCGTGGTATCTGATTTtggatataatattatgatctggatggatattatatttttgctgGTATGTATACCTATCTTACAGATggattacaattacaatactCACAAAAGTACCAGTTTTGCAACATGAACATGCGGAAGAATAACTTTCATTCCATGTAGGTAGGCGGTAATACATTCAGATTATCAGGTTGGCTTCGAAAAATATGACTTTACAGTAAAATACATGTTTTACATGTCCATAAAAGTATtgctatttatattatttaataatgtgATTAGTGCCGAGTGTATTTTGTGTTTCAACGGGACATTTTGCTTCACAAAATATGGAGAAGATCCTCTCGAGAGGCCCGTGTTCCCGGGACAGCGGTGGACGCGACTGCGCTGCGCACTCACCATCCGGTGTGAAGGTAAGTTTatataatgtcctcctagccgaatttcgaccacggcggccaatctcatttgagatcagccatctacgcaggagtagattatagtgcccaagtgtgtgcgcagtacacaggagcactctctgttccatcactctcgtagcccaatgggacggattgaccgacacgactggagagagctaggcgcaggaccgactgctttacatgcccatccgacagcatggatcgtttcactgtttcggacatcaggtgatcagccttctgtGTCCTAACcaaatttagaaacacaaattgatgatcccacccgggaatcgaacccgggacctctgggtcatgaagcaaagcttctaccactagaccacagaggcagttgagtcccgggtgggaccatcaatttgtgtttctaaattgtggttctaagtttggttaggacatagaaggctgatcacctgatgtccgaaacagtgaaacgatccatgttgtcggatgggcatgtaaagcagtcggtcctgcgcctagctctctccagtcgtgtcggtcaatccgtcccattgggctatgagagtgatggaacagagagtgctcctgtgtactgcgcacacacttgggcactataatctactcctgcgtagatggctgatctcaattgagattggccgccgtggtcgaaattcggctaggaggacattattattaagtttatatattattatcttgaAACAGTCGAAATTGTTGATTACATACGTTAGTAAATAGATTAGTGTTATTTCACGTATCATTTGAACGAACATAAGTTACTCGGTCCGTGTTACTCTTATCGTGCAAACTCCGCGTGGTGACTCCTTATTTTAAGATAGTCAACTTTTGTCATATGATGATTGTCAATTTGACTTTGTCACCTTGTTGTCACCCAAGGAATACACAGAGAAAACACAGCGTTTCTCTTGGTTTCTCTACTATAAAAGAACAATAACACCCACAAAACTTGTTGAAACCTTGTATAATCCGTAATCCAGCCTTCATCATAACCCAGCTAGTAAGAGAAGAATGAGAGCAGATGTCTATTTCTCTCCCGTTGTTATTGCTACTGTTGAATAgctgtgtgagtgtgtgttggGCCGTGGTCTGTTTCAACTGTTCGGCGACGCACCGCTCCGAGGACCGCAGCTGTGGCGGCCAGATCGTGCCCTTCGCCCTCGACGGGAATAGCAGTCTGGATAGAATGGGCAACTGCACGCGAGGTAGAGTGTTATTTGTGGTCCTTTTTAGAGGTTTTCACCGTAGTTACCATAGTTAGGTACACTAAGACCCCCCGCAGACTGCAGACTTTTAGTCGGCCGATAGTTTGGTCGGGCTCTTAATCAGTATGGAGTATCGGCCGATACATAATCGTTGAATGTGCGCACTACCATACATATCCATACTGATTAAGAGCCCGACCAAACTATCGGCCGGCTAAAAGTCTGCAGTCTGCGGGGGGTCTAATGCTTTACAATGCCCATGCTCATCTGTGGTTTTGGTTTAACCTTACCCTTAGTCCCTAAacaattatatacctacttacataggtCTACGATAGATGTGTTGCAGCAGTTAGCTATTTACCTTTATAGTAACCTACACTGACTGATAGAGCTGCTAAGGACGGGTTTTGGGTATCTAACCTACACGAACAATATAAATAGGCAACAAATACATTAAATCTTCAATACTGCCATCGATGTTATATAAATCTGTACGTTACAGAGGGCGCGCTCTGCTTCGTGCGGTcgtggcgggcgcgcgcgACCCACGCGTGGATCGTGCAACGCGGGTGCTACTCGCCGCGCGCGGGTGACTCGCCCGACGACTCACTCGCGCGGCGCCCGGGGAAACTCACCTGCGTGCATTCTCGGTTAGTTATAGGAACCCCATACTTATCAGTATCAGTCAACGTCCGCGTCCGCTCCTTGAATATGCCTATGAATACTTTGACCATTGTTGGGCTGGCTGTATCTTTTTTTCAGTACTGTCCATAAATGCTTACCTATTTCTCCATTCATGAAACTTATTtagataggtaagtaggtgCTTTGGTAACCAAAGACAGACGTGGGTACAGACGTCTGTGTGAAATTCACCCTTATAGCGTGTAATTGATGAAAAGATTACTCATAAACATGTCAGTGGCTGCCTCTATATAGTGCAATACAGACGTAAGGTACCTAGGTAGAGGTAGGTAAGGTAGGATAAGCTTTTCACAGTAATTAATAAGAGGGCGTAGATAGTTAATATATTacactaacaaaatattttcagcTAGATACATCCTATTCTACTCTATTTACcacataggtataggtattagAGACGAGATTAGAATATTTGTTCTTCGTTTTCAGCCTTCCTGAAGCCGAATATAAAGTGTGTGTTTGCCAATCGGACTGGTGCAACGCCTCCACACGCACTATCATACCAACTTTATCAGCGTGTCTGCTGATGACTGCTATAGGTTTCGTTATCGGGCATAcccaatcaatatttttgacgAACTAGACTGTAGAAACTTAACAAATGTGTACCTAATTAGTCTAATTACCTAGCTGCAATATCCAAAAAGTTAGGTCTAAGTTACTAATCGTAGATATCGACTATTGTTTGACCAGTAGCTTTCACTAATGTGAGGTCGTATCTTTATTTCTACGAAAAGGATAAGAAAAACGTGTGTGTGTTAGTGGGGCGCCGCGGCTCCCAACATGGCGGCGTGCGCCTGCGCAGGCTTTTTGTCCGCGTGCGTCACCAGATTGGAAACCAAGGAAGATTTCTAACTTCAACCTCTAATAGGGTCACGTACAAACAGAGTAGTTACACTTTAATACGCTTAGTATATTGTACACatgttttattacttaaatattaaattatttttagatacaataaatatttccttaaCTCTAAATGGTTGTACTTACTCAGTACTTAATATATCTGTCTCCTCTCCTAAATGATGGCGTGTATATTATTAGTACAAGCAGGTCGGTACTTGCAAATGTACCTACAGACGTAGACGTGAACGATTTTGAACTTTTGTGGTAACTTTACCTTTCATCACGAAACACTTGTCGCATTGTACGTAGCAATTTCACTATTAACTTTAGACAAGTCCAAATTTAACTAGGATATGATGTCGGTGGGTGTTCATCTATCTTCGTCGCTGTCCTCCGCGTCGCTATCGTCCTCGTCGATGTCGtccacggcggcggcggcgtcgctCGTCACTGCTGATGCTATTAAACCAGTTATTCCTGTCTCATTCTTTTTACCTTTCAGAAAATCAAAAACGTACTCCTGTATTTGATCCTCGTCAAACGGCAAGAAGTCTTCCAAATCGAGTTGTCTTTTAGGACGATTTTTCCGCGCAGAATAATCGTTCTCGTCACTTTCCACTATACCTTTTCTGTAAATCTCAACTGGCACGTCGCTTCCGTCGCTCACGTCGTATTTAATGCCAACATTAGCTTCTTGTATCTCTATTGACCCCACACCCTCATCTATTAATGATTTCAGATTTCTCCCACTATTGACTCGTGATTTCTCAGTTTTCTCGCTTTTCTTTTGATTTTGGTCCTTAATCGGATGTAAATGCTTGACCTCATTAGTTTCGTTGGGTTTAGGGATTTCGTTTACGATGGACTCTTTGTCTGAGGAGTTTTTCGGTTTTGAACTGTACGTTTTCACTTTGGAGTGTCCCTGTATGATGAGGTACGTGGGGATGACGGGCGCATCGGTCGCGGACAGGATATTCTCAAACTCTACGTTGGAGGACTCGGTTGGAGCAGGTGATGTTATACGCATGTGTATGTACGGATCTAGAGTGACCGTTGGCTTTTTGTACGGTCTACTGAACAGGTTTGTGTTTACGTGGAATGGCTTTTTATGCAACATGGGACTTTCTGTCATTTTAACgtgcgacggcggcggcggctgcatGGTCTGCATCGACTCTAGCGTGACCTCGTCGTCTGCATGGTGTTCTTTATAAACATGCAGGTTCTCAGATGCATGAGCGTACAAGTTGTCCTCGGGTCTGTCGGGACCATTAACTAGAGGCATCGACAGCATCGACCCCATCATTCCGAACGGATTAGGTTCTAGATCAGCGGCTGTGGTGGGTACAGGAGTAGGTTGAAACGTGATGCCCTTGTCGGCAGTAGTTGCCTCTTGGTAGTAGGTGGTttcagtttcaaatatatCCGCAGTAGTCGCAGGGGCCTCGGTCTCCGTGTGACTGTAGTGTGCCGGCTGGGTGGTGGTCTCGGGCAGAGCGGTCGGCATGAACGTTGGGAGCTGCTGAGATATTGCAGACTTgtgcgggggcgggggcgcctCAGCAGACAGCATGGGCCGGTAGAACGAAAACGGATGCCTAGACATTTCATAATGGTCGCTAAATATGAAGTTGTGTGTGTCGTTTACTACTTCGTCACTATCTATTGGTGTTGTCGGACCCCAGCCCGCGTAGTTACTGCTCACTGTACTCGCAGACTGatcttttgtttcattttcatttggCACCCAGTTGTGGTTAGTTGTGGAGGACTGGTAAATCAAGTTAGCCTCTTGCAGCGCATACAGAGAATTAAGGTGGGGAGAGTTATCTGAGTGAGTATCACTGGGGTTACTAAGTGATGGCCTTTCTGTGGATTGGAAATGATAAGAAGGAGTCGTCGGTTTGTCGTCAAGTGTAAAGAGTAGCGGTTGGTGGCcaggcgggggcggcggcggtggcacTAAGATCGTCATCGGGTAGTGATGGTCGGTATGTTTGTAGGAGAACTCCTCGTATTTAGGCGGGGGTGGTCGGTagtggcggcgcggcggctggCGCGGCGCGACGCTGGGCTTGCGCGAGGAGACGCCCAGCATGAGCACCTCGGACTTCCTGTCGGGGCGCGGCTCGTCAGCCCAGTAGTGCACGCGCTCCAGCACGGGCGGCTCGTAGTCGTACGTGGGGTCGTTGCGCAGCGGGTCCCCGCGCCCCGTCAGCGGCTTCCACTGGTCGAACACCATGCGCGGCGAGAATATCGACGCTATGTCGCCCGGACCAGCGTTGTCCGCAGCATCTGAAATAAGAAGTTACTCTTTATGATGTTCATCAgcatttacttattttaccATCGTAAAGataacttaataaattaatttgataaTGAAAATACTGACATGACACATTGGCGATGTTGGTGAGCCCGGACGCGTCGAGTGCGGCGGGCGCCGCGTGCGCAGCGTGCGTGGCCGCCGCGCATGCGCACGCCACTAGAACCAGCCTCTGTAAAAGGACAACATTATGAATTAATTTCACGTCGGTACGCACTACACCAATATTTGGCTCGGGCCGACTGTAATTACATTGTTTCTGAACGATATGCTCGTTATTTTAGCGGCGGATTCCTCGAGTGTCCGCGGCGCTGGCAGCGTTGCATTTCCACTCAATTAGGGGCGCATGTATGCATAGTGCGAGTCTGTCAGTATCTCGCGGTTTTTGCTCAGCGCTCGTTAAGATGCCGGCGGCGCAAGACAAAGCCGGGAGCTAATTTAACAAACCATCCCCTGTACCAAATGCCTGGCCTCGATAGCTGCTTTTGgagaaaatatatcaaaattaaCGAGCTTTCTTCTACTTAACACTCGATTGCAAGTTATGTTTCCtcttttgatttataaaattaataatgtagcCTTATATGTTTGTATTACTTGTACCAACGAGGCTTTTACGGTTGCGTGGAACTCTACGTCAGTTTTTACgaagtaggtagttagctacGGTCAaatgcagagaaacctgacccccctctcatagtaacaatgctccTGTACTTGTGTTGCAATGCGCTGTAACAATAATACCTAGCTCAAATCTTGGACTCGGCACAGGACTCGGTAGGAAAATGGATTTTTGTAATTACTTAGGTGCTtaatttactaaaattaaGCACCAAAGTAATTACAAAAATCCATTTTCCTTTGTACTCGGGTACTAACCcgagtacaaatttaatatcccgaatcgaacccgggaccttcggcatagcagtcagggtctcTAACCACTATACAATTATAGATAACTCGGTTATGTATGTTATGTTAAGTATGTTATCCAAATGGTAGAGAGAAATACACATTTTACTgacaaaaattataatacaacACATTATTGTATCGTAATCGGCTTGCTTTATTGATACCTATACCATTTACCTACAACCTACAATATAAAAGGTTAGAGATTTTGATTTGAGTACCTAGTTACATATAAATTGTGATGCACATTTTTTTGGCACATAGTGTGATAGATTTCTACTTGTGTACGCACCTAGGTATCACTGAACGGGTGACGTGATAGTGGTCCACCAGGATATATGGATACAGTGAAAGCTGCGCGTGCGACGAATCACAAAACACCGCCTCATGACAGGAATTACACATGAGCGATTTGCATCTAATTTGTGATTTTCATGTCCTTTCACTCTTGATGAAAAATTGTAAGGAAACGCGGCATTTTCTTTGAACAACTTACAGCAGAGTAAAACTAAGGAAATAAATACCTCTGTACGGATTTAATACATATATCTGTACGGAACTTGAAAGGTAAGTAGGATTTCAATAGACATATCGATCGTACGTTTACCACAAAAAAGTAAGACACGTTAAACAGCTGTTAGGCCTGATGGTTTACATTTGTAGGTATCATATACCTAGCCCTCTGACGTAATATTTGGGTCCAAATTATAGCGATTATGATTCGCCGTTTTTGATACGaagaaatatacaaataaatccAGCTTCAACCGCTGCCGCTGTTAAAggccttcatcatcatcagcctatgtcaacccactgcaggATATATgcctcctccatgttatgTCAAGTCCCACGGTCCTGTGCTACAATCATCTAGATTGGTCCAGTTACTCTCCTAAtgtcatcagaccaacggggtATCAAATACCGTGACATAATAAGATGTTTTTAGTGGTAATAGAGTCCctcaaaaaataaagttaataggtattttaaattcaaagtaaCCTTTGTCAAACTTCATAGTTAaccaaattacaataaaagcACTCCCTCAAACGAGGGATTTATCATGTTCGTCTTTAAGAAGCACGTTCAGCAAACATTTGCCCGGAACTGCTTTCCATTCACAAGTTTAGTGCACATTGTGGCGGCCTCTTCAACCGAAGTCTTGTCTTCAAATCCTACGTTTATAGTAAAGCCGCAATGGGCGGGATTTAGAAGCTCTAGTCGTAAAGttaaatagtaggtatacaCATGATGTGTGTAACcaagtatgtacttacctaagtatttcgCTTTCAA
This window of the Plutella xylostella chromosome 12, ilPluXylo3.1, whole genome shotgun sequence genome carries:
- the LOC105382805 gene encoding uncharacterized protein LOC105382805 isoform X1; this translates as MFYMSIKVLLFILFNNVISAECILCFNGTFCFTKYGEDPLERPVFPGQRWTRLRCALTIRCEEGALCFVRSWRARATHAWIVQRGCYSPRAGDSPDDSLARRPGKLTCVHSRLPEAEYKVCVCQSDWCNASTRTIIPTLSACLLMTAIGFVIGHTQSIFLTN
- the LOC105382805 gene encoding uncharacterized protein LOC105382805 isoform X2 — its product is MSISLPLLLLLLNSCVSVCWAVVCFNCSATHRSEDRSCGGQIVPFALDGNSSLDRMGNCTREGALCFVRSWRARATHAWIVQRGCYSPRAGDSPDDSLARRPGKLTCVHSRLPEAEYKVCVCQSDWCNASTRTIIPTLSACLLMTAIGFVIGHTQSIFLTN
- the LOC105382851 gene encoding zonadhesin; this encodes MPPRTSRRRGRDAHAAPTHAQILTYTVYVRQKCTCEFCSHAQRGRMDLRLVLVACACAAATHAAHAAPAALDASGLTNIANVSYAADNAGPGDIASIFSPRMVFDQWKPLTGRGDPLRNDPTYDYEPPVLERVHYWADEPRPDRKSEVLMLGVSSRKPSVAPRQPPRRHYRPPPPKYEEFSYKHTDHHYPMTILVPPPPPPPGHQPLLFTLDDKPTTPSYHFQSTERPSLSNPSDTHSDNSPHLNSLYALQEANLIYQSSTTNHNWVPNENETKDQSASTVSSNYAGWGPTTPIDSDEVVNDTHNFIFSDHYEMSRHPFSFYRPMLSAEAPPPPHKSAISQQLPTFMPTALPETTTQPAHYSHTETEAPATTADIFETETTYYQEATTADKGITFQPTPVPTTAADLEPNPFGMMGSMLSMPLVNGPDRPEDNLYAHASENLHVYKEHHADDEVTLESMQTMQPPPPSHVKMTESPMLHKKPFHVNTNLFSRPYKKPTVTLDPYIHMRITSPAPTESSNVEFENILSATDAPVIPTYLIIQGHSKVKTYSSKPKNSSDKESIVNEIPKPNETNEVKHLHPIKDQNQKKSEKTEKSRVNSGRNLKSLIDEGVGSIEIQEANVGIKYDVSDGSDVPVEIYRKGIVESDENDYSARKNRPKRQLDLEDFLPFDEDQIQEYVFDFLKGKKNETGITGLIASAVTSDAAAAVDDIDEDDSDAEDSDEDR